The following proteins are encoded in a genomic region of Aliiroseovarius sp. F47248L:
- a CDS encoding succinylglutamate desuccinylase/aspartoacylase family protein: MTRREPFRLGGVDVAPGSRRTIDLPVSVLSDHTPVTMSVHVIHGRKAGPTIFVSAGIHGDEVIGVEIVRRLLTIKNLQKLQGTLICIPIVNAPGFLIRSRYLPDRRDLNRSFPGSDAGSLASRLADIFLRKIVSRCDLGIDLHSAAAHRTNLPQIRISPDNSETRRLAHLFGAPVVLRSPLRDGSLRAAAQEIGVDVLLYEAGEALRFDEMSVRAGVMGILRVLLDRGMISRRGVSKSKADPVLCTSSRWIRAGQGGLLRTYKSEGDTVNQGDVMAVVSDPFGEVEADVVATLSGIIVGRAVLPIVNEGDALFHVARVENSKEADDKMTAISNQLEDDPLFDEDEII, from the coding sequence GTGACGCGGCGCGAACCGTTCCGGCTGGGCGGCGTGGACGTGGCACCGGGCAGTCGCCGAACCATCGACCTTCCGGTCAGCGTTTTGTCGGACCATACGCCGGTCACGATGTCGGTTCATGTGATCCACGGACGCAAAGCCGGCCCCACGATCTTTGTCAGTGCGGGCATTCACGGGGACGAGGTGATCGGCGTCGAGATTGTGCGCCGTCTTCTGACCATCAAGAACTTGCAAAAGTTGCAAGGCACGTTGATCTGCATCCCGATTGTGAACGCTCCCGGATTTCTGATCCGATCCCGGTATCTGCCAGATCGGCGTGATTTGAACCGCAGCTTTCCGGGGTCTGATGCTGGGTCGCTGGCGTCGCGGTTGGCGGACATATTTCTGCGCAAGATCGTTTCACGCTGTGATCTTGGTATTGATCTGCATTCGGCCGCGGCCCATCGGACAAACCTGCCGCAAATTCGCATTTCTCCCGACAATTCCGAAACACGCCGGTTGGCCCACCTGTTTGGTGCGCCGGTGGTTCTGCGCTCACCATTGCGCGACGGGTCGTTGCGGGCCGCTGCCCAGGAAATTGGTGTCGATGTGTTGCTGTATGAGGCTGGTGAAGCACTACGTTTTGACGAAATGTCTGTCCGCGCGGGTGTGATGGGCATTTTGCGGGTGCTTTTGGATCGGGGCATGATCAGCCGTCGTGGCGTGTCGAAATCCAAGGCTGATCCGGTCCTTTGTACCTCGAGCCGTTGGATACGGGCCGGGCAGGGCGGGCTTCTACGCACCTATAAGTCCGAAGGTGATACGGTCAACCAAGGCGATGTTATGGCCGTTGTTTCAGATCCGTTTGGCGAGGTAGAAGCCGACGTTGTTGCCACTTTGTCGGGCATTATCGTTGGACGTGCTGTGTTGCCGATCGTGAATGAGGGTGATGCATTGTTTCATGTAGCCCGCGTCGAAAACAGCAAAGAGGCCGACGACAAGATGACCGCCATTTCAAACCAGCTTGAGGATGATCCCTTGTTCGATGAAGATGAGATCATCTGA
- the eda gene encoding bifunctional 4-hydroxy-2-oxoglutarate aldolase/2-dehydro-3-deoxy-phosphogluconate aldolase, translated as MTPQEASIAAEKICRLAPVVPVLVVDQVAHATPLAQALVAGGLPALEVTLRTDVALEVIAEMAQVDGGAVGAGTLLTSKDVENAKKAGATFGVSPGTTDRLLDACEANDLPLLPGAASASEAMRLLERGYTVQKFFPAEAAGGAPFLKSLASPLPQIRFCPTGGVSLKNAMDYLSLPNTLCVGGSWVAPGDLVKSGDWAGITRLATQAAQLGR; from the coding sequence ATGACCCCGCAAGAGGCAAGCATCGCCGCCGAGAAAATCTGCCGCCTGGCCCCGGTTGTCCCGGTTCTGGTCGTCGATCAAGTCGCCCACGCCACCCCTTTGGCGCAAGCACTGGTCGCAGGCGGATTGCCCGCACTTGAGGTGACTTTGCGCACCGACGTCGCACTTGAGGTGATCGCCGAAATGGCTCAGGTCGACGGTGGCGCAGTTGGGGCAGGCACGCTTTTGACGTCTAAGGACGTTGAAAACGCAAAGAAAGCGGGTGCAACCTTTGGGGTATCCCCCGGTACAACCGACCGTCTGCTGGACGCGTGCGAAGCCAATGATTTGCCACTTTTGCCCGGTGCAGCCTCCGCGTCTGAAGCCATGCGTCTTTTGGAACGTGGCTACACGGTGCAGAAATTCTTCCCCGCCGAAGCCGCCGGAGGAGCACCATTTCTGAAATCGCTTGCCTCGCCTCTGCCGCAGATCCGATTCTGCCCCACAGGAGGTGTCAGCCTGAAAAACGCAATGGACTATCTGTCCTTGCCCAATACGCTGTGCGTCGGTGGATCATGGGTGGCTCCGGGTGATCTGGTGAAATCCGGCGACTGGGCGGGGATCACGCGACTTGCGACCCAAGCGGCGCAGCTTGGTCGCTGA
- a CDS encoding zinc transporter ZntB produces MSEYELPATDAPEDDGLVFAITLTGDGHGAFADWQMVERWRDTDGPIWVHLDRANARVQDWVRQQSGLSPATAEALLAEETRPRVFHGKTGLTTVIRGTNLNPGQRSEDMIALRIWSDGARVITLRDQRLQSVRDILAALVDHGTGPATIAETYVRLIARVNERISPTIDGIEDEIDDIESNLADRDASETRRTVVEMRQKSVILRRYLAPQRAAMGELLTDPPAWAGDTWRTSLRETTDQVIGYIEELDQSKERALVIKDDIVNELAEKTNRTLYVLAVVSAIFLPLSFFTGLLGINVGGMPGVDNNNAFWIFSGAIAVLLVVEIAIFRLMKWL; encoded by the coding sequence ATGAGCGAATACGAACTTCCCGCTACCGACGCGCCCGAAGATGACGGTTTGGTTTTTGCCATCACCCTGACCGGCGACGGGCACGGCGCATTTGCCGACTGGCAGATGGTCGAGCGATGGCGCGACACAGATGGTCCGATCTGGGTGCATCTGGACCGTGCCAACGCGCGGGTGCAGGACTGGGTCCGCCAGCAAAGCGGCCTGTCTCCCGCCACCGCCGAGGCGCTGCTGGCCGAAGAAACCCGCCCCCGTGTCTTTCACGGTAAGACCGGGCTGACCACGGTGATACGAGGCACCAATCTGAACCCAGGGCAACGGTCCGAGGACATGATCGCTTTGCGCATATGGTCCGATGGCGCGCGGGTAATCACCTTGCGCGACCAACGTCTGCAAAGTGTGCGCGACATTCTGGCTGCATTGGTCGATCATGGCACTGGACCGGCGACAATTGCCGAGACCTATGTCCGCCTAATTGCCCGCGTCAATGAACGGATCAGTCCAACGATTGACGGCATCGAAGACGAGATTGATGACATCGAAAGCAATCTCGCTGATCGTGATGCGTCCGAGACACGCAGGACTGTCGTCGAAATGCGCCAGAAATCCGTGATCCTGCGCCGTTATCTTGCGCCACAGCGCGCGGCGATGGGCGAGTTGCTGACGGACCCACCCGCCTGGGCAGGTGACACCTGGCGCACCAGTCTGCGCGAAACCACTGATCAGGTGATCGGATATATCGAAGAACTGGACCAGTCGAAGGAACGCGCCTTGGTGATCAAGGACGACATCGTCAACGAACTTGCGGAGAAGACCAATCGCACCCTCTACGTGCTGGCGGTGGTGTCGGCGATCTTCCTACCGCTGTCCTTTTTTACCGGGCTACTGGGGATCAATGTCGGTGGCATGCCGGGGGTCGATAATAACAACGCGTTCTGGATATTCAGCGGGGCTATCGCAGTGCTTCTGGTTGTCGAGATCGCCATTTTCAGGTTGATGAAATGGCTCTAG